A portion of the Gemmatimonadaceae bacterium genome contains these proteins:
- a CDS encoding M1 family aminopeptidase, translated as MPKASPVFPLAALLALGAAPLAAQAAAPAPPRFPTTVEMPAPVQTGAPSPGALVRLVLARFATGTPEAFDSVYPDPLGRAVVQGAAQRKLLRTPGPGRVVWSNASRAVLLITGTVHEGRSTGIETGSDETNRVRRLSGLYEAHRNGGTWLLTRQIPFDTLNYIRAQVLHVDIQPGRVSRVVDTLTIDPGSPYGFATRLNNATELHTVRLNGATVPYSLGGGVLWVDTRGRHAPAHSQLVLSYAIPAQRQAKPATGDSANVAPAMSPDTMPAYGAMNNTDAWHPFFNYDSGNDFSQLTVTATIPAQYRLTTSVPQTEGVKGGVRTVHGTSIHPQFLLALLYDRDWTPVTQSVNKGEFTLETFFAPGFHFSPDTIAKTAGFVYHVLVPRFGEPQAPSKYLAVVEDRQLGHTGWQVRMNNAVISGDSATVLDEPALGPSFAFGHEVSHGWTMNSSGLAANFLQEGWATFCESLLLGAAYGKDTERAFWERMRTSYVTGLDRAGFLGGFEGKQSILDNPDNGRIHYSKGSWILHELDYVLGDSTFDAGMRAFIATNGQGPHGYPEFIADMSRAAGRDLTSFIMPWLAGTYIPDVDARMDGSSLVVTQSQPDVLFDLPLDVAIVSGADTVRKAVHLTSRADTVRLDDAAAVTRVLVDPDHHFLLRRHWGETERFTLHSPSAKSVELAGNFTARPIPATRTGDDWTVEIPMPEGRYLFLWRVDGKSPSDAEAIAAVKASSNDSTALAGIRIVRPLVRLDDRDAR; from the coding sequence ATGCCCAAGGCATCACCCGTGTTCCCGCTGGCCGCGCTCCTGGCGTTAGGCGCCGCCCCGCTCGCCGCGCAGGCAGCGGCGCCGGCTCCGCCGCGCTTCCCGACCACCGTCGAGATGCCGGCGCCGGTGCAGACCGGCGCTCCATCGCCGGGCGCGCTGGTGCGCCTCGTGCTGGCGCGGTTCGCCACCGGCACGCCGGAAGCGTTCGACAGCGTCTACCCCGATCCGTTAGGCAGAGCGGTGGTCCAGGGTGCTGCCCAACGCAAGCTGCTGCGCACACCGGGACCCGGACGCGTCGTCTGGTCCAACGCCTCGCGGGCCGTGCTCCTCATCACCGGCACAGTGCACGAGGGACGGTCCACGGGCATCGAAACCGGCTCCGATGAAACCAACCGCGTGCGGCGCCTGTCGGGGCTGTACGAAGCGCATCGCAACGGCGGCACCTGGCTGCTCACGCGCCAGATTCCGTTCGACACCCTCAACTACATTCGCGCGCAGGTGCTGCACGTCGACATCCAGCCGGGTCGCGTGAGCCGCGTGGTGGACACGCTCACGATCGACCCGGGCAGCCCGTACGGATTCGCGACGCGCCTCAACAACGCCACCGAGCTGCACACGGTCCGGTTGAACGGCGCGACCGTCCCCTATTCGTTAGGCGGCGGGGTCCTGTGGGTGGACACGCGGGGCCGGCACGCGCCGGCGCACTCCCAGCTCGTGCTCTCCTACGCGATCCCGGCCCAACGCCAGGCGAAGCCCGCGACAGGCGACTCGGCAAACGTGGCGCCGGCTATGTCTCCCGATACCATGCCCGCGTACGGCGCCATGAACAACACCGACGCCTGGCATCCGTTCTTCAACTACGATAGCGGGAACGACTTCAGCCAGCTCACGGTCACGGCCACCATCCCCGCGCAGTATCGGCTGACGACGTCGGTCCCGCAAACGGAAGGCGTCAAGGGCGGCGTGCGGACGGTGCACGGCACGAGCATTCATCCGCAGTTCTTGCTCGCGTTGCTCTACGACCGCGACTGGACGCCCGTCACGCAATCGGTGAACAAGGGCGAGTTCACGCTCGAGACGTTTTTCGCGCCCGGCTTCCATTTCTCGCCGGACACGATCGCCAAGACGGCCGGCTTCGTGTACCACGTGCTCGTCCCGCGGTTCGGCGAACCGCAGGCGCCGTCGAAGTACCTGGCGGTGGTGGAGGATCGCCAGTTAGGCCACACCGGCTGGCAGGTCCGGATGAACAACGCCGTCATCTCCGGCGACAGCGCGACGGTGCTAGACGAACCGGCACTCGGGCCGTCGTTCGCGTTCGGCCACGAGGTGTCGCACGGCTGGACGATGAATTCGTCCGGCCTCGCCGCCAACTTCCTCCAGGAAGGCTGGGCCACGTTCTGCGAATCGCTCCTGTTAGGCGCAGCTTACGGGAAGGACACCGAGCGCGCGTTCTGGGAGCGCATGCGCACCTCCTACGTGACCGGCCTCGACCGCGCCGGCTTCCTGGGCGGGTTCGAGGGCAAGCAGAGCATTCTCGACAACCCCGACAACGGCCGTATCCACTACTCGAAGGGGTCCTGGATCCTGCACGAGCTCGACTACGTGCTCGGCGATTCGACGTTCGATGCGGGGATGCGCGCGTTCATCGCCACCAACGGGCAGGGCCCGCACGGATATCCCGAGTTCATCGCCGACATGTCGCGCGCGGCCGGTCGCGATCTGACGTCGTTCATCATGCCCTGGCTCGCCGGAACGTACATTCCCGACGTCGATGCCCGCATGGACGGCTCGTCGTTAGTCGTCACGCAGTCGCAACCCGACGTGCTGTTCGATTTGCCGTTGGACGTCGCGATCGTGTCCGGTGCCGATACGGTGCGCAAAGCGGTGCACCTGACGTCGCGCGCCGACACGGTTCGGTTGGACGACGCCGCCGCGGTGACGCGGGTGCTGGTGGATCCCGACCATCACTTTCTCCTGCGCCGGCACTGGGGCGAGACCGAGCGCTTCACCCTGCACTCGCCCAGCGCCAAGAGCGTCGAGCTGGCCGGCAACTTCACGGCGCGGCCCATCCCGGCCACCCGCACCGGCGACGACTGGACGGTGGAGATTCCGATGCCGGAGGGCCGCTACCTCTTCCTCTGGCGCGTGGACGGCAAGAGCCCGTCGGACGCGGAGGCGATCGCCGCCGTCAAGGCATCGTCGAACGATTCGACGGCCCTCGCCGGCATCCGCATCGTCCGCCCGTTAGTCCGCCTCGATGATCGCGACGCACGCTGA
- a CDS encoding SusC/RagA family TonB-linked outer membrane protein produces the protein MGLRIALALSLLAGGTMVAESLPAQQPATAAALESSPGFATGAPTPRLTERRAPGTISGKITDVKTGEPLAAAGVRLEGTELGGISGEDGTYRIARVPAGSYTLVVRRIGYAPQTKQITMAEDGAVTADFALRISATELQAIVVTGTAGNQTREAQGAPATSIDASDVTSKAPIVNVTDVLQGRVAGVNVTSSSGTIGAAPRIQIRGPASISLSNAPLVFIDGVRVESGAREDVGSGFHGLEGLGGQTVTALNDINPDDIASIEVVKGPAAATLYGADASAGVIQIITKKGQLGSHKFTQSIGVEYDQVKPNFTPLSVFGTCSASDTAPGGADLCLNKPVGSVISANPLVDAGVFRNGNLKSVDYSARGGGDSFGYFVSGSVSNELGTEASNYYYRRTGRSSFNWVVNPELSFDASVGLAYNAYRIPQGDDGTYGYLTQGYFLSSPFAVTVNPDGTRSGGTSTPIEGLEAIQDKLTTLRFTPTATAHYNPFSWLTNRLTIGGDLSSTEGFTFFPKNNGNWYTGDQANGYVEDVQNPIHIYTIDYLGDIKLKFGSDGHIASDLSFGSQYINTVNNNLLGIGIGLADNSSNLVSSAASSESHQTFAQSKSLGFLAQEGLAFGQTLFLQLGARVDKNSSFGQDYGAFFLPKVGASYVMSQEPFWQSLSSVVSTFRLRAAYGTTGRAPDPGASLRTYEPFPFVTPSGGVGPGLIQLSPGNPHLKPERGTEFEAGFDAGFFQDRAGVELTYFDKKTKDLLLQEPLAPSLAFLANPFVNAGSVDNRGLELLLRATPISNKTATWDMTFTANTLKNRLLSLGDITIPNVSEISPDLTLRYVVGQPLSAWYSSKIIKVDTAAGFATVTNTPVFDGPQFPTFQANFANTVTLFRNLRLYASFSGQSGGKILNLTPLLQDLTFTSAGTNLPAGKGGYTKAQFIERFGPFQTADGTPVPLVLDHYVQPTDFIRLQELSATLSLPNDLAARMHATAASITFAGRNLALWKSSKFTGFDPEMLSNTERSEGSLQFATTEEFTVPQTRRFVVRLNLEF, from the coding sequence ATGGGTCTCCGCATAGCGCTCGCACTCTCGCTGCTCGCGGGCGGCACGATGGTCGCCGAGTCGTTGCCGGCGCAGCAGCCGGCGACGGCGGCCGCGCTCGAGTCGTCGCCCGGGTTCGCGACCGGCGCGCCCACGCCGCGCCTAACCGAACGGCGGGCGCCCGGCACCATCTCCGGAAAGATCACCGACGTCAAGACGGGTGAGCCGCTGGCCGCCGCCGGCGTGCGCCTCGAAGGCACCGAGTTAGGCGGCATCAGCGGCGAGGACGGCACCTACCGCATCGCCCGCGTGCCCGCCGGTTCGTACACGCTCGTCGTGCGGCGCATCGGCTACGCGCCGCAAACGAAGCAGATCACGATGGCCGAGGATGGCGCCGTCACCGCCGATTTCGCGCTCCGGATCAGCGCCACCGAGCTGCAAGCGATCGTCGTCACTGGCACGGCGGGCAACCAGACGCGCGAAGCGCAGGGCGCGCCGGCCACGTCGATCGACGCATCGGATGTCACGTCCAAGGCGCCGATCGTCAATGTTACCGACGTGCTGCAAGGGCGCGTCGCCGGCGTCAACGTGACCTCGTCCTCCGGGACGATCGGCGCGGCGCCGCGCATCCAGATCCGCGGTCCCGCATCCATTTCGCTGTCGAACGCGCCGCTCGTGTTCATCGACGGCGTCCGCGTCGAGAGCGGCGCGCGCGAAGACGTCGGTAGCGGGTTCCACGGCCTCGAAGGCTTGGGCGGCCAGACCGTGACCGCGCTCAACGACATCAACCCCGACGACATCGCGAGCATCGAAGTCGTCAAGGGCCCCGCTGCGGCCACGCTCTACGGCGCCGATGCGTCAGCGGGCGTGATCCAGATCATCACCAAGAAGGGCCAGTTAGGCTCGCACAAGTTCACGCAGAGCATCGGCGTCGAATACGACCAGGTGAAGCCCAACTTCACGCCGTTGTCGGTGTTCGGCACGTGCAGCGCGTCCGATACCGCGCCCGGCGGCGCCGATCTGTGCCTCAACAAGCCGGTGGGCAGCGTCATTTCCGCCAATCCGCTCGTCGATGCCGGCGTGTTCCGCAACGGCAACCTCAAGTCGGTCGACTACAGCGCGCGCGGCGGCGGCGACTCATTCGGCTACTTCGTGTCCGGCAGCGTGAGCAACGAACTCGGCACCGAGGCGAGCAACTACTACTATCGCCGCACCGGACGCTCGAGCTTCAACTGGGTGGTGAACCCGGAGTTGAGCTTCGACGCATCGGTGGGCCTCGCCTACAATGCCTATCGTATTCCGCAGGGCGACGACGGCACGTACGGCTACCTGACGCAGGGCTACTTTCTCTCCAGTCCATTCGCCGTCACCGTCAACCCCGACGGCACGCGGTCCGGCGGCACGAGCACGCCGATCGAAGGATTGGAGGCGATCCAGGACAAGCTCACCACCCTGCGCTTCACGCCCACGGCCACGGCCCATTACAACCCGTTCAGCTGGCTCACCAACCGCCTAACGATCGGCGGCGACCTGTCGTCCACCGAAGGGTTCACGTTCTTCCCGAAAAACAACGGGAACTGGTACACGGGCGACCAGGCCAACGGCTACGTCGAGGACGTGCAGAATCCGATCCATATCTATACGATCGACTACCTCGGCGACATCAAACTGAAGTTCGGCAGCGACGGGCACATCGCGTCCGACCTCTCCTTCGGCAGCCAGTACATCAACACCGTCAACAACAACCTGCTCGGCATCGGCATCGGGCTGGCCGACAATTCGTCCAACCTCGTGTCGTCGGCCGCGTCGAGCGAGTCGCACCAGACGTTCGCGCAGTCGAAATCGTTGGGCTTCCTGGCGCAGGAAGGTCTCGCGTTCGGCCAGACGCTGTTCCTCCAGTTAGGCGCACGCGTCGACAAGAACTCGTCGTTCGGCCAGGACTACGGCGCGTTCTTCCTGCCCAAGGTCGGCGCCTCGTACGTGATGTCGCAGGAGCCGTTCTGGCAGTCGCTGTCGTCGGTCGTCTCGACGTTCCGGCTGCGGGCGGCCTACGGCACGACCGGTCGCGCGCCCGATCCCGGCGCGTCACTCCGCACGTATGAGCCGTTTCCGTTTGTCACGCCGTCCGGCGGCGTCGGGCCTGGCCTCATCCAGCTGAGCCCCGGCAACCCGCATCTCAAGCCGGAACGCGGGACCGAGTTCGAGGCTGGATTCGACGCGGGCTTCTTCCAGGATCGCGCCGGCGTCGAGCTCACCTACTTCGACAAGAAGACCAAAGATCTGCTGCTCCAGGAGCCGCTCGCCCCGTCGCTGGCGTTCCTCGCGAATCCGTTCGTCAACGCGGGCAGCGTCGACAACCGCGGTCTCGAGCTGCTTCTCCGCGCGACGCCGATCAGCAACAAGACGGCGACGTGGGACATGACGTTCACCGCCAATACGCTGAAGAACCGTCTGCTCAGCCTGGGCGACATCACGATCCCCAATGTGAGCGAGATCAGCCCCGACCTCACGCTCCGCTACGTCGTTGGGCAGCCGCTCTCCGCGTGGTACTCGAGCAAGATCATCAAGGTCGACACGGCTGCCGGTTTTGCAACGGTGACCAACACACCGGTCTTCGATGGGCCGCAGTTCCCGACCTTCCAGGCCAACTTCGCCAACACCGTTACCCTGTTCCGCAACTTGCGCCTGTACGCGTCGTTCAGCGGCCAGAGCGGCGGCAAGATCCTGAACCTCACACCGCTCTTGCAGGACCTCACCTTTACCTCGGCGGGCACGAACCTGCCGGCGGGTAAAGGCGGCTATACGAAGGCGCAGTTCATCGAGCGCTTCGGGCCGTTCCAAACGGCCGACGGAACACCGGTCCCGCTCGTGCTCGATCACTACGTCCAACCGACCGATTTCATCCGGCTGCAGGAGTTGTCGGCCACGCTCTCGCTGCCTAACGATCTGGCCGCGCGCATGCACGCGACCGCGGCATCGATCACGTTCGCCGGCCGGAACCTCGCGCTGTGGAAGAGCAGCAAGTTCACGGGCTTCGATCCGGAGATGCTCTCCAACACCGAACGCAGTGAAGGCTCATTGCAATTTGCGACAACGGAGGAATTCACCGTGCCGCAGACCCGCCGCTTCGTTGTGCGGCTCAACCTCGAGTTCTGA
- a CDS encoding sulfite exporter TauE/SafE family protein produces MHASQPAVALLLAAVAFVAATLAAVTGFGGAAVLLPVLIAVFGTREAIPILTVAQLIGNGSRVWFNRRLVDWRVVGWFAIGAVPFAFAGGLLFARAPLQPLTRLLGAFLILVVVWRRLHPGPPRRPPIRSFAAIGAGASFLSALLGSVGPIMAPFFLAFGLVKGAYIGTEAMSTVVMHVVKLGAYGQGALLTPTATIAGVALGPIMILGSWVGKRVVDVLPERVFVLLIEITLVAAGLLFLTRGA; encoded by the coding sequence ATGCACGCGTCGCAGCCTGCGGTCGCGCTGCTGCTTGCCGCGGTTGCCTTCGTGGCCGCCACGCTGGCCGCCGTGACCGGATTCGGCGGCGCGGCCGTGTTGTTGCCCGTGCTCATCGCCGTCTTCGGCACGCGCGAAGCAATCCCTATCCTCACGGTGGCGCAGCTCATTGGCAACGGAAGCCGCGTGTGGTTCAATCGACGCCTGGTCGACTGGCGGGTGGTCGGTTGGTTCGCAATCGGTGCGGTGCCCTTCGCGTTCGCCGGTGGGTTGTTGTTCGCGCGCGCGCCGCTGCAGCCGCTCACGAGACTGCTCGGCGCGTTTCTGATTCTCGTGGTGGTGTGGCGCCGGTTGCATCCGGGACCACCGCGGCGGCCGCCGATCAGAAGCTTCGCCGCCATCGGCGCCGGCGCCAGTTTCCTTTCCGCGCTGCTGGGCAGTGTCGGGCCGATCATGGCGCCGTTCTTTCTCGCGTTCGGGTTGGTCAAAGGCGCCTACATCGGCACCGAAGCAATGTCGACAGTGGTCATGCACGTCGTGAAGCTCGGCGCATACGGGCAGGGCGCGCTGCTCACTCCGACGGCAACCATTGCTGGAGTCGCGCTCGGACCGATCATGATCCTCGGCTCATGGGTCGGAAAGCGCGTTGTCGATGTGCTGCCGGAGCGGGTGTTCGTGCTGTTGATCGAGATCACTCTCGTCGCGGCCGGGCTGCTGTTCCTGACCCGCGGGGCATAA
- a CDS encoding PQQ-binding-like beta-propeller repeat protein: MRRMLQTGLAAGAVFTGWAAFIAATRPAPQRAAIALGNDWPRFGWDVSGSGSSSASTGFDARNVTGLTETRVPIAGTVDAAAIYLHGIEIGGASHDAFFVTTTYGKTIAVDAAAGTVLWTYTPPNYESWAGSRQITNATPAADPDRQFIYAATPDGRIQKLAVSDGHALWSTAITKLAHREKIASSLNYFHGHVIATTGGYIGDAPPYQGHVSILDASNGALLHTWNSLCSDSTAMIDPTTCPESGSAIWGRTGAVIDSTTGDIYVATGNGRWDGHRFWGDATIRLDSSATRILGNYTPENTQSLDETDTDVGSTSPALLGDGFVAQGGKDGTIKLLDTTVMRGATPHKGGELQSVSTPSGGRLFTALTVMHTPNETWLFAADNGGTAAWRFRDKKLVPAWQNKNAGTTPVVAGGLLYVYDPHGGLRVYEPSSGNLITTLACESGHWNSPIVVDGRIALPEGNANDHATTGYLDIWHK; encoded by the coding sequence ATGCGACGCATGTTGCAAACGGGCTTGGCGGCAGGGGCAGTCTTCACCGGGTGGGCGGCCTTCATCGCCGCGACGCGTCCCGCGCCGCAGCGCGCCGCCATTGCGTTAGGCAACGACTGGCCGCGGTTCGGCTGGGACGTCTCCGGCTCCGGCAGCTCGTCCGCCTCCACGGGCTTCGATGCACGCAACGTCACCGGCCTCACCGAGACGCGCGTGCCCATCGCGGGCACGGTCGACGCGGCGGCCATCTACCTGCACGGCATCGAGATCGGCGGCGCGTCGCACGATGCGTTCTTCGTCACCACGACGTACGGCAAGACCATCGCCGTGGATGCGGCGGCCGGCACCGTGCTGTGGACGTACACGCCGCCTAACTATGAGTCGTGGGCCGGCTCTAGGCAGATCACCAACGCGACGCCGGCGGCGGACCCGGATCGCCAATTCATTTACGCCGCCACGCCCGACGGACGCATCCAGAAGCTCGCCGTGTCCGACGGTCACGCGCTCTGGAGCACCGCCATCACGAAGCTCGCGCACCGCGAAAAGATCGCGTCATCGCTCAACTATTTTCACGGCCACGTGATCGCGACCACCGGCGGATACATCGGCGATGCGCCGCCCTACCAGGGACACGTCTCGATCCTCGATGCGTCCAACGGCGCACTGCTCCACACGTGGAACTCGCTCTGCAGCGATTCCACTGCCATGATCGATCCGACCACGTGTCCGGAGAGCGGCTCGGCGATCTGGGGCCGGACCGGCGCCGTGATCGATTCGACGACCGGCGACATCTACGTCGCGACCGGCAACGGCCGCTGGGACGGTCACCGGTTCTGGGGCGACGCCACCATCCGTCTCGATTCTTCGGCGACCAGGATACTGGGCAACTACACGCCGGAGAACACGCAGTCGCTCGACGAGACCGACACCGACGTCGGCTCGACGTCGCCGGCACTGTTAGGCGACGGATTCGTGGCGCAGGGCGGCAAGGACGGGACGATCAAGCTGCTGGACACGACGGTGATGCGGGGTGCGACGCCGCACAAGGGCGGCGAGCTGCAGAGCGTGTCGACCCCGTCGGGCGGGCGGCTTTTCACGGCGCTCACGGTAATGCACACGCCTAACGAAACGTGGCTCTTCGCCGCCGACAACGGCGGCACCGCGGCCTGGAGATTTCGCGACAAGAAACTCGTGCCGGCGTGGCAGAACAAGAACGCCGGCACCACGCCGGTCGTCGCCGGCGGCCTGCTGTATGTGTACGACCCGCACGGCGGGCTGCGGGTGTACGAGCCATCCTCGGGGAACTTAATCACGACGCTCGCCTGCGAGTCAGGCCACTGGAATTCGCCGATCGTGGTCGATGGCCGGATCGCGTTGCCGGAAGGCAATGCGAACGACCACGCCACAACCGGCTACCTGGACATCTGGCACAAGTAA